The DNA segment GCAGGGCGGCGTAGATGGCGGATAGGTTGATCTCGCGGCCGATGCGGTGGGAGGCTGCGGCGTACCTGGCCAGGTTCCGCTCGGCTTCTACCAGCACCACGCTGGAATCGGGGCCCGGCAAGGTGTAGAGCGTAGCTCGGACGCGGTAGCTGACGATCTCCGCCGAGCGGACGGTGACGAAGTCGGTCAGCGGACGGACGTGGTCGGCCGTCAGCACCGCGCTGACGCCTTGGACCAGGGCATCGTCCGCCGTGCCGTCGGCGGTTCGGGCCAGGATCGTCACCAGCACATTGCCGGGACTGGGGCTGGTGGCGGACGCGTCCAGCACCAGCCCGCTGGCGCCCATGGCATGCGAGATGTATGCCCCCTCCGGGCCGGCCACGGAAAAACCCTGCGGGGCAAGCTGCGTGCGCTTGCGCAAGTCTTCGTCGCCTTCCTTTACCTCCGGGATACCCCGGTCCGGGTCGCCTGGCGTGATCGTCAGCTTCTGGATGCCAAAGAGGGCGGCCAAGTGCTCCAGGTCGGCGCCGCGCGCCTTGGCGAGCATGACGGCGCGCGCCGCTTCATTTACGCGCTGGCGCAGCACGAGCTCGCGGTAGGTGCTGGACTGCACTGCCTTCGCCATGGGCTCGGATTCCAGGGCCAAGGCGGCTGCAATGGCGGGCTGCTGCTCGGGCGGCCACAGGGCAATGAACTCGGCCTTGCGCTCGGCGTACAGGGTTTCGAAGTCGAGCGCTTCCACCACATCGGGCGAGGGCAGGCGCGAGAGATCGATCGGCGTGGCGCTCATGCGTTGGCCTCGCGCAGCAGGACGCGGTAGGCGCCGGCCTCAAGGCGCGGGCCGTCCACGCGCGGCGCGTCGATATCGATATAGAGACTGCCTTGCGCGCTGACTTCGAAGCTCACGCGCTGTACGCGGATGCGTGGCTCCCAACGGACCAGCGCGGCAACGGACGCCGACATGGCCCGCAGCAGCGTGGCGCCGTGTAGCGGTTGGTCGATCAG comes from the Cupriavidus basilensis genome and includes:
- a CDS encoding GPW/gp25 family protein, producing the protein MTTYLGMHAIAGTAIGDRDHIMQSVRDILTTPIGTRVMRRNYGSLLPELIDQPLHGATLLRAMSASVAALVRWEPRIRVQRVSFEVSAQGSLYIDIDAPRVDGPRLEAGAYRVLLREANA
- a CDS encoding baseplate J/gp47 family protein, encoding MSATPIDLSRLPSPDVVEALDFETLYAERKAEFIALWPPEQQPAIAAALALESEPMAKAVQSSTYRELVLRQRVNEAARAVMLAKARGADLEHLAALFGIQKLTITPGDPDRGIPEVKEGDEDLRKRTQLAPQGFSVAGPEGAYISHAMGASGLVLDASATSPSPGNVLVTILARTADGTADDALVQGVSAVLTADHVRPLTDFVTVRSAEIVSYRVRATLYTLPGPDSSVVLVEAERNLARYAAASHRIGREINLSAIYAALHIEGVERVELLEPKASIPISRTQAPHCIQAEIKHGGVYG